A portion of the Hyalangium minutum genome contains these proteins:
- a CDS encoding FAD-dependent monooxygenase, with translation METQRTVLIAGGGIGGLTLGVALRRAGFSVRVFERAASLRPVGAGITMQTNAILAFRTIGLDAEVAAAGQAMQRGSILDWRGRSLGTMLVGEMAQELGAPMIAIHRARLQEVLQKALGPEPLTLGTQVVGFREEPGSVVARLSDGSEVSGELLVGADGLRSTVRAQLLQDGDPPYAGYTSWRGVCEVPGVADTAFTSESWGQGLRFGIVPIGQGRTYWFATANAPAGGVDTPDAYGELLLRFGHWHSPIRALIEQTPVTAIVRTDIYDRPPVQSWARGRVVLLGDAAHPMTPNMGQGGGQAVEDAVVLARCLASEPELSTALTRYQALRVTRANGFVSQSRRLGEVGQWGNPLACWVRDRLFQLVPQSSIRANLRRVLTFKAQP, from the coding sequence ATGGAGACGCAGAGGACGGTCCTGATTGCGGGAGGCGGTATTGGAGGGCTCACCCTGGGAGTGGCGCTGCGCCGGGCTGGCTTCTCGGTCCGGGTCTTCGAGCGTGCGGCCTCCCTGCGCCCTGTGGGGGCGGGCATCACCATGCAGACCAACGCGATCCTCGCGTTCCGGACGATCGGGCTCGACGCCGAGGTCGCCGCGGCGGGCCAGGCCATGCAGCGTGGCTCCATTCTCGATTGGCGAGGCCGCTCGCTCGGGACGATGCTCGTGGGGGAGATGGCCCAGGAGCTTGGCGCTCCGATGATCGCCATTCACCGGGCCCGGCTCCAGGAAGTGCTCCAGAAGGCCCTGGGGCCGGAGCCGCTGACGCTGGGCACTCAAGTGGTGGGCTTCCGTGAGGAACCCGGAAGCGTCGTTGCCCGGCTCTCTGATGGCAGCGAGGTTTCGGGAGAGCTCCTGGTGGGTGCCGACGGCCTGCGCTCCACCGTGCGCGCGCAGCTCCTCCAGGATGGTGATCCCCCATACGCGGGGTACACGAGCTGGCGGGGCGTGTGCGAGGTCCCCGGAGTCGCGGACACGGCCTTCACCTCGGAGAGCTGGGGCCAGGGTCTGCGCTTCGGCATCGTGCCCATCGGACAGGGGCGCACCTACTGGTTCGCCACCGCCAACGCTCCTGCGGGCGGAGTGGACACCCCGGATGCCTACGGCGAGCTGCTGCTCCGCTTTGGCCACTGGCACTCGCCGATTCGAGCCCTCATCGAGCAGACGCCGGTCACGGCCATCGTTCGCACCGACATCTATGATCGTCCGCCGGTGCAGAGCTGGGCGCGGGGGCGCGTGGTGTTGCTCGGGGACGCGGCGCACCCGATGACGCCCAACATGGGGCAGGGTGGGGGACAGGCGGTGGAGGATGCGGTGGTGCTCGCACGGTGCCTGGCCTCCGAGCCGGAGCTGTCCACCGCGCTGACCCGCTACCAGGCCTTGCGTGTGACTCGCGCCAACGGCTTTGTGAGCCAGTCGCGGCGGCTCGGAGAGGTGGGGCAGTGGGGGAACCCGCTGGCGTGCTGGGTGCGAGACCGGCTCTTCCAGCTCGTGCCCCAGAGCAGCATCCGCGCCAACCTCCGCCGCGTTTTGACGTTCAAGGCCCAGCCATGA
- a CDS encoding FHA domain-containing protein, which translates to MISVKEMRALGSALTQAKFRQQLGPFVLIQRPPSPESSAVLDPTHTANRGTIEQGMLSLLFEFEDLLVATLPPLKEQDSLMIGRLPDCDVVLDDGSVSKQHAVLQWNEADRRCTMKDLGSRNGTFLNGTIIMKREVTLKDGDILSIGYVQFWYLLTETLYTRLRNPPGHMGSSSG; encoded by the coding sequence ATGATCTCGGTCAAGGAAATGCGAGCGCTCGGCTCCGCTCTCACGCAGGCGAAGTTCCGCCAGCAGCTCGGGCCCTTCGTGCTGATTCAGCGGCCCCCGAGCCCTGAGTCCTCGGCGGTGTTGGACCCGACGCACACGGCGAACCGGGGCACCATCGAGCAGGGGATGCTCTCGCTGCTGTTCGAGTTCGAGGACCTGCTGGTGGCCACCCTCCCGCCGCTGAAGGAGCAGGACTCGCTGATGATCGGGCGACTGCCGGACTGCGACGTGGTGCTGGATGACGGCTCGGTGTCCAAGCAACACGCGGTGCTGCAGTGGAACGAGGCCGATCGCCGCTGCACGATGAAGGACCTGGGCTCGCGCAACGGCACGTTCCTCAACGGGACGATCATCATGAAGCGCGAGGTGACGCTCAAGGATGGGGACATCCTGAGCATCGGGTACGTGCAGTTCTGGTACCTGCTGACGGAGACGCTCTACACGCGGCTGCGCAACCCGCCGGGCCACATGGGCTCGAGCAGCGGGTGA
- the greA gene encoding transcription elongation factor GreA: protein MSGNIPMTPYGLRKLKEELKHLQTVERGKITREIEVARAHGDLKENAEYHAAKEKQSHIEGRILDLNDWIARAEVIDTSKLKGDAVVFGATVMLRDSDTDKTVTYRIVGELEADIKKRWLAVTSPVARALIGKKMGDTAVVRSPGGEKEYEIEEIRFEDPPDDAPSPP, encoded by the coding sequence ATGAGCGGGAACATCCCGATGACCCCTTATGGTCTCCGCAAGCTCAAGGAGGAACTCAAGCACCTCCAGACGGTGGAGCGCGGGAAGATCACTCGGGAGATTGAGGTCGCGCGGGCCCATGGTGACCTGAAGGAGAACGCCGAGTACCACGCGGCCAAGGAGAAGCAGTCCCACATCGAGGGACGCATCCTGGATCTCAATGACTGGATCGCCCGAGCCGAGGTGATCGACACCAGCAAGCTCAAGGGGGATGCCGTCGTCTTTGGCGCTACCGTGATGCTGCGGGACTCGGACACCGACAAGACGGTGACGTACCGGATCGTCGGGGAACTGGAGGCCGACATCAAGAAGCGCTGGCTGGCGGTCACCTCCCCCGTGGCCCGCGCGCTCATCGGCAAGAAGATGGGCGACACCGCCGTGGTCCGCAGTCCCGGAGGCGAGAAGGAGTACGAGATCGAGGAGATCCGCTTCGAGGATCCCCCGGACGACGCCCCGTCCCCTCCTTGA
- the recG gene encoding ATP-dependent DNA helicase RecG: MRYACQRDFAQLSTVRDLRGVIERTLAGASGVEPRALSLLRAALPHVDHPLLDRRKAALRRVVAALKMGGVALPAELEQVIRGETGGFLPEPVGDGGEARAEAAVAPVRPPSGRQEPERESPAQRPAAVPAWKSSEPVASPAALRFSPETPVRPAAARMSPAAEKAEKVEKKAAPAKKRKSAPGAEASRAEAKLLSIAPRSGPLSVPLKTLGKRLGPRLLGALNKKGLRRVGDILFLLPRCYEDRRRLLTIAELNPGERGVTVGIVKHADYAAGRNGKRYFKAVIADRSGSIACTYFHAGPWLKARFTVGKRIVLSGEVRASTTGREMAHPEIEPAEDIESSSVHFSRIVPVYPGFERGDQRSFREVAARVADSYAQHLEEPLPESLRKRLGLMTLTEALRSIHFPPDESDLGLLDAHRSPAHRRLAFDELFFLQLGVGLKRQGVKVEKGIAFNVSPERLAQARGALPFQLTGAQSRVVEQLAQDMARSEPMNRLVQGDVGSGKTAVALVAALVALQDGYQVAVMAPTEILAEQHERTFQRLLEPLGFRVGLVSAAGTAKQKREVREAVARGEIHLAVGTHALVQEEMSFDRLGLAVIDEQHRFGVLQRHTLMSKGPKPDVLVMTATPIPRTLAMTLYGDLDVSIIDELPPGRTPVSTRVFSEQHRPRVYEGVAAELAKGHQAYVVYPLVEESEKLDLEDATRGADKLQQVFPQARVGLLHGRMKPEEKDAVMEDFRQKRIHLLVCTTVVEVGVDVPNASVMVIEHAERFGLSQLHQLRGRVGRGAAVSHCYLVASPARSWESTERLSVMEHSNDGFVIAEKDLEIRGPGEFLGTRQSGMPELAVANLARDGDLLAVAQVEARRILEADPHLRASDHQGLVKALEERWEGRLALAQVG, from the coding sequence CTGCGCTACGCGTGCCAGCGGGACTTCGCCCAGCTCTCCACCGTGAGGGATCTGCGTGGCGTCATCGAGCGCACCCTGGCGGGGGCCTCGGGCGTGGAGCCGCGTGCCCTGTCGCTGTTGCGCGCCGCGCTGCCCCATGTGGACCACCCCCTGTTGGACCGTCGTAAGGCCGCCCTGCGGAGGGTGGTGGCGGCGCTGAAGATGGGCGGGGTGGCCCTGCCGGCCGAGCTGGAGCAGGTGATTCGCGGAGAGACGGGCGGCTTCTTGCCCGAGCCCGTGGGGGACGGCGGCGAGGCGAGGGCAGAGGCAGCCGTAGCGCCTGTGAGGCCTCCCTCGGGCAGGCAGGAGCCGGAGCGTGAGAGTCCGGCACAGCGCCCGGCGGCGGTTCCCGCTTGGAAGTCCTCAGAGCCCGTCGCGTCTCCCGCCGCGTTGAGGTTCTCTCCGGAGACTCCGGTCCGGCCTGCGGCTGCGCGGATGTCTCCTGCGGCCGAGAAGGCGGAGAAGGTCGAGAAGAAGGCCGCCCCCGCGAAGAAGCGCAAGAGCGCGCCTGGGGCAGAGGCATCCCGGGCCGAGGCGAAGCTCCTGTCCATCGCGCCGCGCTCGGGACCGCTGTCCGTTCCGCTCAAGACGCTGGGCAAGCGGCTGGGTCCGCGTCTGCTGGGCGCCCTCAACAAGAAGGGCTTGCGCCGGGTGGGTGACATCCTCTTCCTGCTGCCGCGCTGCTACGAGGACCGGCGCCGTCTGCTGACCATCGCCGAGCTGAACCCCGGCGAGCGCGGCGTCACCGTGGGCATCGTCAAGCACGCGGACTATGCCGCCGGCCGCAATGGCAAGCGCTACTTCAAGGCCGTCATCGCGGACCGCTCCGGCAGCATCGCCTGCACCTACTTCCACGCGGGCCCCTGGCTGAAGGCGCGCTTCACGGTGGGCAAGCGGATCGTGCTCTCGGGTGAGGTGCGCGCCTCCACCACCGGGCGCGAGATGGCCCACCCGGAGATCGAGCCTGCCGAGGACATCGAGTCCTCCTCCGTCCACTTCAGCCGCATCGTCCCGGTGTACCCAGGCTTCGAGCGGGGCGATCAGCGCTCGTTCCGCGAGGTCGCCGCTCGGGTTGCCGACTCCTACGCCCAGCACCTTGAGGAGCCTCTCCCCGAGTCTCTCCGCAAGCGGCTGGGGTTGATGACGCTCACCGAGGCCCTGCGCAGCATCCACTTCCCCCCGGATGAGTCGGACCTGGGCCTGCTCGATGCGCACCGCAGCCCCGCGCACCGGCGGCTCGCGTTCGATGAGCTGTTCTTCCTGCAGCTCGGGGTAGGGCTCAAGCGCCAAGGCGTGAAGGTGGAGAAGGGCATCGCCTTCAATGTCTCCCCCGAGCGGCTGGCACAGGCGCGGGGCGCGCTCCCGTTCCAGCTCACCGGCGCCCAGTCCCGGGTGGTCGAGCAGCTTGCCCAGGACATGGCTCGCTCCGAGCCCATGAACCGGCTCGTCCAGGGCGACGTGGGCTCTGGCAAGACGGCCGTGGCACTCGTGGCCGCGCTGGTTGCGCTGCAGGACGGCTACCAGGTGGCCGTGATGGCGCCCACGGAGATCCTCGCCGAGCAGCACGAGCGCACCTTCCAGCGCCTCCTGGAGCCGCTCGGGTTCCGGGTGGGGCTGGTCAGCGCCGCCGGTACCGCCAAGCAGAAGCGCGAGGTCCGCGAGGCCGTGGCCCGAGGGGAGATCCACCTCGCCGTGGGCACGCACGCGCTCGTCCAGGAAGAGATGTCCTTTGATCGGCTGGGGTTGGCTGTCATCGACGAGCAGCACCGCTTCGGTGTGCTCCAGCGCCACACGCTCATGAGCAAGGGCCCCAAGCCGGACGTGCTGGTGATGACCGCCACGCCCATCCCTCGCACCCTGGCGATGACGCTCTATGGAGATCTGGACGTCTCCATCATCGACGAGCTGCCCCCGGGCCGTACGCCCGTGTCCACCCGTGTCTTCAGTGAGCAGCACCGTCCTCGCGTCTACGAAGGTGTGGCCGCCGAGCTGGCCAAGGGCCACCAGGCCTACGTCGTCTATCCGCTGGTCGAGGAGTCCGAGAAGCTCGACCTGGAGGACGCCACGCGGGGCGCGGACAAGCTCCAGCAGGTGTTCCCACAGGCGCGGGTGGGCCTGCTCCACGGGCGCATGAAGCCCGAGGAGAAGGACGCCGTCATGGAGGACTTCCGCCAGAAGCGCATCCACCTCTTGGTGTGCACCACCGTGGTGGAGGTGGGCGTGGACGTGCCCAACGCCTCGGTGATGGTCATCGAGCACGCCGAGCGCTTCGGCCTCTCGCAGCTGCACCAGTTACGCGGCCGGGTGGGGCGCGGCGCCGCCGTGAGCCACTGCTACCTCGTGGCCAGCCCGGCCCGATCCTGGGAGTCCACCGAGCGTCTGTCGGTGATGGAGCACAGCAATGACGGCTTCGTCATCGCGGAGAAGGATCTGGAGATCCGCGGGCCCGGCGAATTCCTCGGCACGCGGCAGAGCGGAATGCCCGAGCTCGCGGTGGCCAACCTGGCGAGGGACGGGGATCTGCTCGCGGTGGCCCAGGTCGAGGCCCGGCGCATCCTGGAGGCGGATCCGCACCTGCGTGCCTCCGATCATCAGGGGCTGGTCAAGGCGCTCGAGGAGCGGTGGGAAGGCCGGTTGGCGCTGGCCCAGGTGGGGTAG
- a CDS encoding protein-L-isoaspartate(D-aspartate) O-methyltransferase, giving the protein MGDLELADFLERQGIRDRRVLDAIRRLSRADFVPETARDAATQDSPLSIGHGQTISQPYIVALMSQALELQGHERVLEIGTGSGYQTAVLALLCREVYSVEIVPSLARSSRKLLRQLGFENVYLRLGDGTQGWPEAAPFDATIGTAAPEAVPPKLLGQLRPGGRMVIPVGSQGQSQELLRITRARQGGVPRVEHLLPVRFVPMTGEALNPG; this is encoded by the coding sequence ATGGGTGACTTGGAGCTCGCGGACTTCCTGGAGCGGCAGGGGATCCGAGATCGGCGGGTGCTCGATGCAATCCGGCGCTTGAGCCGGGCGGACTTCGTTCCGGAGACCGCGCGCGATGCCGCCACCCAGGACTCCCCGTTGTCCATTGGTCATGGGCAGACCATCAGCCAGCCCTACATCGTGGCGCTCATGTCCCAAGCCCTCGAGCTGCAGGGACACGAGCGGGTGCTGGAGATCGGCACCGGCTCGGGCTACCAGACAGCCGTCCTGGCGCTCCTGTGTCGGGAAGTGTACTCCGTGGAGATCGTGCCCTCGCTCGCCCGCTCGTCGAGGAAGCTGCTGAGGCAGTTGGGCTTCGAGAACGTCTATCTGCGGCTGGGGGATGGCACGCAGGGGTGGCCCGAAGCCGCGCCCTTTGACGCCACTATCGGCACGGCGGCTCCCGAGGCCGTACCTCCCAAGCTGCTCGGGCAGCTTCGGCCCGGGGGGCGCATGGTCATCCCGGTGGGTTCCCAGGGGCAGAGCCAGGAACTGCTGCGAATCACCCGCGCCCGGCAAGGCGGTGTCCCCCGGGTCGAGCACCTGCTCCCCGTGCGGTTCGTGCCGATGACGGGGGAGGCCTTGAACCCGGGGTAG
- the thrC gene encoding threonine synthase translates to MSTQPSSGFRAEYACSEGCGFRASLWEVIYRCPKCGSLLEVAHDLEALRSVPAAEWKRRFESRFGSARLPNASGVWGKHEWVCPELPVEDIVSLGEGRVPLMPLRRMASELGLASLELKECGVSPTGSFKDWGMTVLVSAVKHLRARGVPIRAVACASTGDTSAALSAYAAAAGIPSVVFLPKDKVSLAQLVQPIANGAKVLSLDTDFDGCMKLVQQVTEDRGLYLANSMNSLRIEGQKVVAMELCQDLDWEPPDWVVIPGGNLGNASALGKGFQMLKAMGLISRLPRIAVAQAQRANPLFRAFRGGFQELLPMKAEKTLASAIQIGNPVSFRRAVRTLQAFDGVVEEATESELANAAARADREGTFTCPHTGVALAAVEKLVAQGVIAKGSRVAVVSTAHGLKFADFKVGYHRGTLADVESRRANPPVELPAELGAVRKALESLG, encoded by the coding sequence ATGAGCACTCAGCCGAGTTCCGGTTTCCGCGCGGAGTACGCCTGCAGCGAGGGCTGCGGCTTCCGCGCATCCTTGTGGGAAGTCATCTACCGCTGCCCGAAGTGCGGCTCGCTGCTGGAGGTGGCGCACGATCTGGAGGCGCTGCGCTCGGTGCCGGCGGCGGAGTGGAAGCGCCGCTTCGAGTCACGGTTCGGGTCCGCGCGGCTGCCGAATGCCTCGGGCGTGTGGGGCAAGCACGAGTGGGTGTGCCCCGAGCTGCCCGTGGAGGACATCGTCTCGCTGGGCGAGGGCCGGGTGCCGCTCATGCCGCTGCGGCGGATGGCCTCCGAGCTGGGGCTGGCGAGCCTGGAGCTCAAGGAGTGCGGCGTCTCGCCGACGGGGAGCTTCAAGGACTGGGGCATGACGGTGCTGGTGTCCGCGGTGAAGCACCTGCGGGCCCGGGGCGTGCCCATCCGCGCGGTGGCATGCGCGTCCACGGGAGACACCTCGGCGGCGCTGTCCGCGTACGCGGCGGCGGCGGGGATCCCCTCGGTGGTGTTCCTGCCCAAGGACAAGGTGTCGCTGGCACAGCTGGTGCAGCCCATCGCCAACGGGGCGAAGGTGCTCTCGCTGGACACGGACTTCGACGGCTGCATGAAGCTGGTGCAGCAGGTGACGGAGGACCGGGGGCTGTATCTGGCCAACTCGATGAACTCGCTGCGCATCGAGGGCCAGAAAGTGGTCGCCATGGAGCTGTGCCAGGACCTGGACTGGGAGCCGCCGGACTGGGTGGTGATCCCTGGCGGCAACCTGGGCAACGCGAGCGCCCTGGGCAAGGGCTTCCAGATGCTGAAGGCCATGGGGCTGATCTCCCGGCTGCCGCGGATCGCGGTGGCGCAGGCGCAGCGGGCCAACCCGCTGTTCCGGGCCTTCCGTGGCGGATTCCAGGAACTGCTGCCGATGAAGGCGGAGAAGACGCTGGCCTCGGCGATCCAGATTGGCAATCCGGTGTCGTTCCGGCGGGCGGTGCGGACGTTGCAGGCGTTCGACGGGGTGGTGGAGGAGGCCACGGAGTCCGAGCTGGCGAACGCAGCGGCCCGGGCCGATCGCGAGGGCACCTTCACCTGCCCGCACACGGGCGTGGCGCTGGCGGCGGTGGAGAAGCTGGTGGCCCAAGGGGTGATCGCCAAGGGCTCGCGGGTGGCGGTGGTGTCCACGGCGCACGGACTGAAGTTCGCGGACTTCAAGGTGGGGTACCACCGGGGCACGCTGGCGGACGTGGAGAGCCGGCGGGCCAATCCCCCAGTGGAGCTGCCGGCGGAGCTGGGGGCAGTCCGCAAGGCCCTGGAATCTCTGGGTTAG
- the tmk gene encoding dTMP kinase, with translation MSALRRKAAGRGRFLVLEGLDGAGTTTQAERLAAALRADGHSVMTTREPSDGPIGTLIRQALTGRLVLPGGAGPLAQETLALLYAADRTDHLKARVLPALEAGQIVISDRYVLSSLAYQGASLSMAWVEAANGYAVPPDLTLFVHVSPAVAAQRRAARGGAKELFEEDALQRRIARQYEEAIRRREAQEKIVRIDGEQSVEAVTEACLAEIRKLFGRKRAR, from the coding sequence GTGAGCGCGCTCCGCAGAAAGGCCGCGGGGCGCGGGCGTTTCCTCGTCCTGGAGGGACTGGACGGCGCGGGGACCACGACGCAAGCCGAGCGGCTTGCGGCGGCCCTGCGCGCGGACGGGCACTCGGTGATGACGACGCGGGAGCCCTCGGATGGGCCCATTGGGACGCTGATCCGTCAGGCGCTCACGGGGCGATTGGTACTGCCCGGGGGCGCGGGCCCGCTGGCGCAGGAGACGCTGGCGCTGCTCTACGCGGCGGACCGGACGGATCACCTGAAGGCGAGGGTGCTGCCGGCGCTGGAGGCAGGGCAGATCGTCATCAGCGATCGGTACGTGCTGTCCTCGCTGGCGTACCAGGGCGCGAGCTTGTCCATGGCGTGGGTGGAGGCGGCGAACGGGTACGCGGTGCCGCCGGATCTCACGCTGTTCGTGCACGTGTCTCCAGCGGTGGCGGCACAGCGGCGGGCGGCGCGGGGAGGGGCGAAGGAACTGTTCGAGGAGGACGCGCTCCAGCGGCGGATTGCCCGCCAGTACGAAGAGGCGATCCGCCGGCGCGAGGCGCAGGAGAAGATCGTCCGGATCGACGGCGAGCAATCCGTGGAGGCCGTGACGGAGGCCTGCCTGGCGGAGATCCGCAAACTGTTCGGGCGCAAGCGCGCGCGCTGA
- a CDS encoding competence/damage-inducible protein A, with protein sequence MERTGAAAVIIGNEVLTAKVVDANGPHLIRRLRETGIPLRSVEIVTDDVDAIVDAVVRARSRAEYVFTSGGIGPTHDDVTVRAVALAMGREVVRLPEMVELIRNRYDSVTGEAMRLADAPEGTVLLHQEGSWFPVLTVDKVFLLPGVPQLFRLQLETVLKQLQGTPVFLRCLYLRLGESTIAAVLDRVALDMPHVAIGSYPVFDAELDYRVKVTIEAAELAQVEEALARIRVGLPADAVVRAE encoded by the coding sequence ATGGAGCGCACAGGAGCAGCGGCGGTCATCATCGGCAACGAGGTCCTCACCGCGAAGGTGGTGGACGCCAACGGGCCCCACCTCATCCGGAGGCTGAGGGAGACGGGCATTCCGCTGCGCTCGGTAGAGATCGTCACGGACGACGTGGATGCCATCGTCGACGCGGTGGTGCGGGCTCGTTCCCGGGCGGAGTACGTCTTCACCAGCGGAGGCATTGGTCCCACGCATGATGACGTCACGGTGCGCGCGGTGGCGCTGGCGATGGGGCGCGAAGTGGTGCGGTTGCCGGAGATGGTGGAGCTCATCCGCAACCGATACGATTCTGTGACCGGCGAGGCCATGCGTCTGGCGGACGCGCCTGAAGGCACAGTGCTGCTTCATCAAGAGGGTAGCTGGTTCCCCGTACTGACGGTGGACAAGGTTTTCCTGCTACCGGGGGTGCCGCAGCTCTTCCGGCTCCAGTTGGAGACGGTGCTGAAGCAACTTCAAGGGACTCCGGTGTTCCTGCGCTGCCTCTACCTGCGGCTGGGCGAGAGCACCATCGCCGCGGTACTAGACCGGGTGGCGCTAGACATGCCGCACGTTGCCATCGGCTCCTACCCGGTGTTTGACGCGGAGCTGGACTACCGGGTCAAGGTGACGATCGAAGCCGCCGAGCTGGCGCAGGTGGAGGAGGCGCTGGCTCGCATCCGAGTCGGGCTGCCTGCGGACGCGGTGGTGAGAGCGGAGTAA
- a CDS encoding ABC1 kinase family protein — protein MILQDLNRVRQIAVIAARFGFADVAERAGLWRMLGRREKVEVSPETQRASTARRFRMMLNDLGPTFVKLGQILSTRGDLLPAEFVDELSLLQDQVEPIPLEQVHEQIRESLGKEVQDLFATIDPVPLAAASIAQVHRAVTLSGDEVVVKVQRPGISQRIDSDLTVLRSLARLLEAVIEETGVYTPTGIVDEFDKAIHEELDFVNEASNIRAFLANHEDRPYLKIPRVYDELSSRKVLTLEFIRGVKISQAKLSEDERKELAKHIIEASFRQLFDDGLFHGDPHPGNLLLLEGNRLALLDFGVVGRLTKPMQETLVMLCLAVALKDSDSVARILYRMGVPDSRANLVGFRNDIEGILGQHLPTTLGQVDARTLLRDLLDLAVKYKIRIPKEYALLSRASVSTEGMLRSLYPEMNILEVVLPYAKELLAGRYDPSQLQGGLMKTLLRFQSLATDLPTQLSQILLDLEAGKFTVTLREDQFDKLNENLRTLAIIAFLGLCACGFIVGTFIAFAPKPWMYDGVPVLGIVAIALAAALAGGAFTWYLFGSRFRKVSVTRWLKKRR, from the coding sequence GTGATCCTCCAGGACCTCAATCGAGTCCGTCAGATCGCCGTCATCGCGGCGCGGTTTGGCTTCGCCGATGTGGCAGAGCGTGCCGGGCTGTGGCGCATGCTGGGCCGCCGGGAGAAGGTGGAGGTGTCGCCGGAAACGCAGCGAGCGTCGACGGCGCGGCGCTTCCGGATGATGCTCAACGATCTGGGCCCCACGTTCGTGAAGTTGGGGCAGATCCTGTCCACGCGCGGAGACCTGCTGCCGGCCGAGTTCGTGGATGAGCTGTCCCTGCTGCAGGATCAAGTGGAGCCCATCCCGCTGGAGCAGGTGCACGAGCAGATCCGCGAGTCCCTGGGCAAGGAGGTGCAGGACCTGTTCGCGACGATCGATCCCGTCCCGCTGGCGGCGGCCTCGATCGCCCAGGTGCATCGAGCCGTGACGCTGTCGGGGGACGAGGTGGTGGTGAAGGTACAGCGGCCGGGGATCTCGCAGCGGATCGACTCGGATCTCACGGTGCTGCGCTCGCTGGCGCGCCTGCTGGAGGCGGTCATCGAGGAGACAGGCGTCTACACGCCGACGGGCATCGTGGACGAGTTCGACAAGGCGATTCACGAGGAACTGGACTTCGTGAACGAGGCCTCGAACATCCGGGCGTTCCTGGCGAACCACGAGGACCGGCCGTACCTGAAGATCCCCCGGGTGTACGACGAGCTGTCGAGCCGGAAGGTGCTGACGCTGGAGTTCATCCGCGGGGTGAAGATCAGCCAGGCGAAGCTGTCCGAGGACGAACGGAAAGAACTCGCGAAGCACATCATCGAGGCGAGCTTCCGGCAGCTGTTCGACGACGGCCTCTTCCATGGGGATCCGCACCCGGGAAATCTCCTGCTGCTGGAGGGGAACCGGCTGGCGCTGCTGGACTTCGGGGTGGTGGGACGGCTGACGAAGCCGATGCAGGAGACGCTGGTGATGCTGTGCCTGGCGGTGGCGCTGAAGGACAGCGACTCGGTGGCGCGCATCCTGTACCGGATGGGGGTGCCGGACTCGCGAGCGAACCTCGTGGGGTTCCGCAACGACATCGAGGGCATCCTGGGTCAGCACCTGCCGACGACGCTGGGACAGGTGGACGCGCGGACGCTGCTGAGAGACCTGCTGGACCTGGCGGTGAAGTACAAGATCCGGATTCCGAAGGAGTACGCGCTGCTGAGCCGGGCGTCGGTGTCGACGGAGGGCATGCTCCGGAGCCTGTACCCTGAGATGAACATCCTCGAGGTGGTGCTGCCGTACGCGAAGGAACTTCTGGCGGGGCGGTACGATCCGAGCCAGCTACAGGGCGGCTTGATGAAGACGCTGCTGCGGTTCCAGTCGCTGGCCACGGACCTGCCGACGCAGCTCTCGCAGATCCTGCTGGATCTGGAGGCCGGGAAGTTCACGGTGACGCTGCGCGAGGATCAGTTCGACAAGCTGAACGAGAACCTGCGGACGCTGGCCATCATCGCGTTCCTGGGCTTGTGCGCCTGCGGGTTCATTGTGGGCACATTCATTGCGTTCGCGCCGAAGCCGTGGATGTACGACGGTGTGCCGGTGTTGGGCATCGTGGCCATTGCCCTCGCAGCAGCGCTCGCAGGGGGCGCGTTCACCTGGTACCTGTTCGGCAGCCGGTTCCGGAAGGTCAGCGTGACCCGCTGGCTCAAGAAACGCCGGTAG
- a CDS encoding phosphatase PAP2 family protein, whose product MRWLSWLTQHQLGRLVSAVAIIFASIRCYAWLNRLLPPRFDFTTPLDTAIPFLPWTYHLYWSFFLLLLVAAWQLRSDEYARSLRAVLWVVLVCFSGFVLFSAHYPRPDVDTIASPFWREEFRWMWGHDKPGNTFPSLHVAITVLGTRILWRRRRSLLWILWATIICLSTLTVKQHFIVDVLGGALVGLAVHTRVFREKASSPDQAGEGAATFGAGPKRSSR is encoded by the coding sequence ATGCGGTGGCTCTCGTGGCTCACTCAGCACCAGCTCGGACGGCTCGTCTCCGCCGTTGCCATCATTTTTGCCAGCATCCGCTGCTACGCCTGGCTCAACCGCCTCCTGCCGCCTCGCTTCGACTTCACCACACCCCTCGACACCGCCATCCCGTTCCTGCCCTGGACCTATCACCTGTACTGGAGCTTCTTCCTGCTCCTCCTCGTCGCGGCCTGGCAGCTTCGCTCCGATGAGTACGCCCGGAGTCTGCGGGCTGTCCTCTGGGTCGTCCTCGTCTGCTTCTCCGGCTTCGTTCTCTTCTCTGCCCACTACCCACGCCCAGACGTCGACACCATCGCCTCCCCGTTCTGGCGCGAGGAGTTCCGGTGGATGTGGGGCCATGACAAGCCCGGCAACACCTTCCCCAGCCTTCATGTGGCCATCACCGTCCTCGGCACCCGCATCCTCTGGCGCCGCAGGAGGAGCCTCCTCTGGATCCTGTGGGCCACGATCATCTGCCTCTCCACTCTGACCGTGAAGCAGCACTTCATCGTGGATGTCCTCGGCGGGGCCCTGGTGGGCCTCGCCGTCCATACGCGGGTGTTCCGAGAGAAGGCTTCGTCACCCGATCAGGCTGGCGAGGGCGCCGCCACCTTCGGCGCAGGGCCGAAGCGCAGCAGCAGGTAG